Part of the Nicotiana tabacum cultivar K326 chromosome 20, ASM71507v2, whole genome shotgun sequence genome, TTCAATGGCGCGCGCAGGATGCTCCTGTGAAGCCACTGATGGATGAGACAGAAATAGTCACGATTTTCTTGCAACCCCAAGAGGATGATtatttccagaatatgatgtccACCATGGTAAACCATTTGCTAAAGCCATAAAAATTGAGGAAATGGTTGGGAACGGGTTGAAAATAGGACAGATATTGAGTCAAGCTGCCCTTAAAGCTACATCACAAGCCATCCAGAACGGCTCGGGGGGTCTAGCAAATCgtaaaaagagagaagagagagacaTGATGGATTCTAGCTCAAGGGGGTCTCGCCAATCATTTAACCATTCTTATATGCCACCACGaacccacaacattactacccacacCATGATGCTGCGTACGCCCTTGCACCGCCTCCATATGTGGTGATGAATGCAAAACACTATATACGGCCCCAACAAACCTACAATCAAAACGGAGGTCCACCTCCTAGAAATCATcgtccttaccaagctccatataatcctttCCCACCAAACAATATACCCCAATATAATCCACGCCCCCGAGAGCCTCCCAGAAGAAACAATTTCACCCTCATTGGTGAATCTTAATCAAGTTTACTCTAGAAGTTAATCCAATTGTGTTTGTTGCAACCTCTGTCTCCAAATCGGCCAAACCTCAAGTCTCCGACATACAGGGCCGATTCTAGATGCACATACCATTCAAGAGTGGTAGGAGATGATACAGAAGACTGCTGGACCCTTAAGAGAGCAGTCGAAGACTTGATTGAAGCGAAAAGAATTGTGCTGAGGGACGAGGAGATCTCCAATATGACCAATAATCTATTGCCTACTCAAATTAACGGGCCACTTATCAGTTTGATATGTTGTGATAAAGAATTTGACCCAGCAATGAAGGCCATTATTGCCATCGTTAGTTCAGAGGCAAGACCTAAAGTAGCAGCAAAATCGACCAAAACCGAAAAGAAAGTAGCTCAAGTTCCTCAGGCCGTTGAAACAAAAGTTGCGCCGACACCTGCCAAGAATTTCGTTCTTTATGTTCCAAAAATGCCAAGAAAATAACATCTTTTACTCAACACTCCAAAGAAGTTTGATGGATGGAAAGTTACGTTGAATGTGCCAAGGTTGTATGTACCAAAGGGAACGCATGTGGTGAAGGGGCcggtaatttcaccaaggctgatAGAGCCTGTGGTTTGTACCGCACCACAAAGTCCTATGAAGTATCCTACTACGGTCCCTTGGAGTTATAGCAAGACAATTGTCacatacaaagggaaagaagttaTGGGAGAAGTAAATGAGATGACTCGGTCTGGGAGGAACTATATGCCGAATGAGCTAAGAAAATCCATACAGAACAGGGACGAATAGATGGCACCCAAGAAACCTGAGAGTAATGAACAAGCGGAGGAGTTCTTTATGCAGATGAAAATTTCAGAGTACTCAATAGTCGATCAACTCCGGTAGACTCCCTCCCAGATATAAGACCTATCTCTATTGTTGAATTCAGACAAACACCAAAAAGTGCTCCTCATAACTTTGAATGAAGGATATGTCCCAGTTGAAACAACTATCTAACAATTGGAAAGGATGGTCGAAAGAGTTTTTTGAGGAAAATAAGATCTCATTCAGCCGTGATGATTTGCCTGCAGAGGGAGCTACCCACAACAAAGCTCTCCACCTGACTGTTAAATGCGAGGGCTACCATATGAAGAGGGGATGCTGGATGGCGGGTCTAGAGTACATATTGTCCTATCGCAATGCTCCAGAGGATGGAAATGGGTACAGAAAGAATTCAGGCCAACAATGTATGTGTACGAGCTTTTGATGGGGTCAGGAGGGACACAATCAGAGAAATTGATCTAATCCAAATTATTGGCGCTGTGGACTTTGAGGTGACGTTCCAAGTCTTGGAAATGGAAACATCATACAATTTCTTTCTAGGcggaccatggattcatgctgccggAGCTATTACTTTCATTCTccaccagatggtcaagtttgagtaTGACAATCAAGAAATCGTtgtccatggagaagatgagcaatctatttatcgggacccctCGGTCCCGTGTCTTGAAGCCAGGGAAGGCAGTGAGCACATTATGTATCAAGCTTTTGAAATTATGGTAAGTGACCAGTTTGAAGAGGGGGACCCACTACCTCAACCTTGTTTGTCTAATGCCTCAATTATTGTTTCCACCCAAATGATCAGAAATAGGTACAAGTCTGAAAAGGGGCTCGGAACATCTCTACATGGCATTACTAAGCCCATTTACCTAGTCATAAATGTGAattcttttatgttagttttcCAAGATATAGAGGCTATCAGAACACGAACTGACAACCTCAAAGAAAACAGGTGGGTCCTGTCACATCCCATTCCATATCTCGACCAATCATTTTCCAAACAAAGTAtgtggaggaagaagaagaagaggccttCACGGCTGAAGAAATTGATGATATAGCTTTGAAACAAATGCTATATGAACCCCACATGGTCCAGCTAGGGGAAGGCACGAGCTGTGCCGGGGTGAAATATGTGGGATCAGATTTCAAGCTCCAGGCTACCCCGTTCCCCGTCAGGCAGAATCCCGGTATTTCAGTCTTGCTATCGTTTCTGGATTATGGGTTATTTCaaggtgtaactcgaatgtttttaCTTTACTGCCTTTAAATTCTGATGCAAACCATTCTATCTttcattcaatgaaatgaaatcaatatttcatcattcGTAAAtgtctttttattctctttctttttctaattttgctatttttcatcatttttattttagTTCTAATAGTGCGcactttaataacatgacatgcttgcggactttaCGCTCAGATCCTAAAACGCTGTCTAAtattgaaataatgaatcaagagtCAGAATATGATAAAAAATGAGGCTTTTAGCGAAAAAATTGAGAATTGGAATGATTTGAGAATAAGACAATGCCAAACGTAAATGAAACTGAGCCAGTTAATTTGGGCAATTCAGAAGAGATccaagaaaccatgataagcattcacgctAATGAGAGAACCAGAGATACTTTGATCtaacttttgtttgaattaaaaaacgtgtttgcatggtcttatgatgatatgctaGGGCTGAGTCTTTATTTGATGGTACATAGATTGCCTACCTATCCCGGTTATCTGCCTATCTAATagaagcaaagaaagttcaaaactaacATCAATGATAAGGTCTAGGAAGAAGTCACCAATCAATTGAAAGCTGGTGTTATCCGAGTGGTTCGATACACCACATGACTGGCTAATATGGTACtggtgccaaagaaagacggaaaAACCCGAATTTGTGTTAATTATCAGGATTTGAATAaggcgagtcccaaagacaactttTCATTGCAAAATATCCACATTCTTGTTGACAATTGTGCTAAACACGAGATATAGTCTTTCATAGATTTTTATGCTGGGTATCACCAGgctctaatggatgaagaagatgcataaAAGACTGCTTTTACGACACATTGGTCTGAAAATTTttggagcaacctatatgagagttatgactaccatcttccatggcatgatgcatcaagagattgaggtatatgtggatgacatgatCATTAAATTTAGATCACAAGAATACCATGTGtgagatctgaggaagttctttgagCGTCTGTGCAAGTATGACTTGAAATTAAATCCAACTAAATGTCCATTCGGAGTTTTATCTAGGAAAAacttggggtttatagtcagtcaGAGGGGTATCAAATTGGATCCAACATAGATAAGTCTATTCCGGATTTTCCATATCCGATGAGCAAGAAAAGGTCATGAGTCTTctagggagattgaattacatcagcagattcatcgctcagctTACCACCACTTGTGAGGCCATATTGAAGCTATTGAAGAAAGATGCAGAAATCAAATAGACAaatgagtgtcaagaggcttttgataaaatcaaagaatatctgtcaaaTTCATCGGTGTTGGTCCCGCCCGAACCGAGATGACCTTTGTTCTTATATCTGACAGTCGTgaaaaattctttcggttgtgtccGGGGGCAATATGATGTATCGTGGAAAAGAGAACAAGCCATATATTATATAAGCAAGAAGTTCAACGATTATGAAGTCAattacactttgttggaaagaacttgttgcgccctaacttgggtcgccTAAAAGCATATTTGTCTATGTCACTCAGATGGAAATAAAAGGTCAAGCCTTGGAAGATTATTTAGCTGAGAACCCGGTTGACGATGAATACCAACCCTTAAGAACTTATTTTCCGGATGAGGGAGTAAACTCAGTTGAAATAATTCCAGAGAACATCAATTCCTGGAAAATGTTCTTTTATGGGGCTATAAAGATAAATGGTGTAGGGATTGGGCCAATTCTGATCACGCCCACAGGTCAACACTATCTGGCCACAACCCGGCTTTggttcttttgcacaaacaacaATGCTGAGTATAAAGCTTGCATTATGATCATGAATATGGCGGTTGATCTGGATGTACAAGAGTTATTAATCATGGGGGATTTTGACATAATCATTCGGCAAACCCAAGACGAGTGGAAAAGTTGCGACATCAAGCTTATCCCTTAccggcaacatgtggaagatctctGTAAACAATTTAAGTCCGTCGAGTTCAAGCATATTCCTCGTTTCGACAATGAGCCAGCTGCTGCACTAGCTATTGTAGCCTCAATCCTGTCGTACCCGGGTAATGTTCATATTGACCCGCTGTAAATTCAGGTGcgagaaaggcatggttattgtaaCACGGTTGAAATGGAGCCAGATGGTGAGCCATGGTATTATGATATCAAAAGGTTCTTGAAAATGAAAGAATATCCCGAGCAGGTcagtggagatcaaaagagaactattagacGACTTGCAAGCAGtttctttttgagtagggagatcctgtacaaaagaactccagatctaaaTCTGTTGAGGTGCGTAGATTCTCGAGAAGCTAAAACGATTGTGAATGAAGTGCATTCAGAAATATGTGGGCCTCACATGAACGGGATTCTCGAGAAGCTAAAACGATTGtgaatgccatcagtgtcagatacagaGTGACCTGATTCATGTACCACCTTCAGAGTTACATCATATATaatcaccatggccatttgttgcctcagacatggatgttattgggccaatcgagctgAAATCTTCAAATGGGAACAAGTTTATCTTggttgccattgattatttcataaAGTGGGTTGAAGTAGTCACTTTCAAAGCCATCactaagaaagcagtggtggactttgtgcattccaacattatttgtcattttggtaTTCCTGAAACTATCATTACGGACAATGTTGCAAATTTGAACAGCCACTTGATAAGGGAGGTATGCAAACAATTTAAAATTACGCATCGTAATTCTACCCCTTATGGGCCCAAAGCTAACAATGACATTGAAGTTGCAAACAAGAACATTAAAAAGATTCTCAGGAAAATGGTTCAGGGTTCCAAACCGTGGCAATTTGCCTTTCGCACTATTGGGATATTGCGCTACCGTGCACACATCAGTTGGGGCCACCCTTACTTATGTGTTTATGGAACTAAACCCGTAATACCCGCCGAAGTCGAGATTCCCTCTCTttgaatcattgttgaagccgagatcgaggatgatgaatggATTAAAACCCATTTGGAACAATTGATTATGAGTGATGAAAATATAATAGCCACAGTTTCCAAAGggtagttgtaccaacaaagaatgctCGTGCCTATAATAAGAAAGTGCGAcctagaaaatttgaagtgggaaAACTCGTTCTGAGACGTATTCTCCCAAATTATGAAGAAGAGAAAGGAAAATTTAATCCAAATTAGAAAGATCCATATATTGTAACAAGAGTATTGCCAAAGGGAGCACTGTATTTGGGAGACATCAAAGGAAACGTCCTCAAGACAGTTTTCAATGCAGACGCAGTCAATAGGTATAATGTTTGACCCTTTACACAACTTTAACATTATTCGATTGGAATGACGAATGCTTTGTTTCTCtcctacccaaacactatcaatcCTTTGCAAACCATTTGAGCCGAtccctttctttgattaccctcatTGGAACATGGAAgttattattaaaaaaagaaaagagaaaagagaaaagagaagaaaatgaaaaagaaaaaataaaatcaagaacaaagTTCATGTCATTTAACTATGTTAGACCTGATTTCGAAAGGATACTTAGGGATCCTTACTCCGATTTTTGGTCACACCAAAAAAAAATTCCACATTCCCCTAAAAGTTGAAATTGGGGAAGCAATTATGACCTTTCGGCGATGATTTTGCCCCAAAGGTTCCAAGTTGTAAGGCACTCCAAACCCTTTTCAAGTCTTTCTTATTAATTGATGAGAATGTTTGGGAATTATAGGATACAAttacttggatctgatgcaactaaatgagagaaataaaatgagagagtctattcttttggtcatctcgaattTTGTTCCTCGAGGTAAAAACCTGCTTGGAcaccaaaataaataaacaaacaaatttttTCTGTCCcaattttcactagaaaaatttcgtgagttatttgtaacaaaaaCTTTATACTacattattgaaagcaataaaagattGGGACTGGTGTACCTTGGAAAAGCGTGATACGTTGGTATTGATGTACCATGATTGTCTAAATggtgtctcaactaaggattaatgtaccttatgttggaaaaatacggtttgggaatggtgtaccctatatTAACAATGATATCAAAGAGTAGTGCACCCTTCATTTAGGATTAAATCAACTTGGGAGTGGCATACTCTATGTTTGAAAACACAGCTAGGAATTGGTGAACCCTATATTGGAAAGGGTATCAGTTaatggtgtaccctgcatttaagatcaattggtaatgatatcagggagtggtgtacaaTACATTTAAGCTCAATTAACTAGGGAGTgatgtaccctatgttggaaacacGACTAGGGGTTGGTGTAACCTATATTGGTAAGGCGCGAGAGTGGTGTATTGGGAAAGATATCAGGGAGAAGTGTACCCTGCATTTCAGATcgactcaactagggagtggtgtaccctatgttggaaaacacagctaaggattggtgtaccatGTATTGGtaatgagactagggagtggtgtatcatatgtctaaaatatcatgaactagggagtggtgtaccctactTTGGAAGATACATctggggattggtgtaccctatactggtgacgagactagggagtggtgtacccgaTGTCTAGGAAAGACATCAGGGAGTGATGTACCCTGCATTTTAGCTCGATTCAACAAGgtagtggtgtaccctatgtttgaaaacacaactaaggattggtgtaccctgtACTGGTGAGAAGACTagagagtggtgtaccctatgtctaaaataccattaactagggagtggtgtaccctacgttggaaaaaacatatagggattggtgtaccctatactagtgaggagactagggagtggtgtcctatgtctaaaataccATTAACTAAGGAGTGGTGTACCTTACGTTGGAaaacacagctagggattggtgtaccctatactgataaggagattagggagtggcgtaccctatgttggaaaatatagCTAGAGATTGGTGTACCCTAATACTGGTATGGAGACTAGGGAGCGGTATGCCCTATGTCCAGGAAaaatatcagggagtggtgtaccctacatTTCAGCTCTATCAATAATGATATCAGGGAGCGGTGTACCCTACATAagatcaatcaactagggagtggtgtgcCCTATGTTAGAAAACTACAGACAAggtggtgtaccctatactagtAAAGAGAgtagggagtggtgtaccataTATCTAAAGcatcatcaactagagagtggtgTACCCTACGTTAGAAAACGCAACTAGGGATTGGTGACCCTTTACTTCCATGAATTTTGAATTTAGAGAAAgagtaaaatgcaggaaagaattttgaGATGACTTCCCTTTTTTATAGTTTTGCAGAGCTGTGTTTAGTCTCTGCGTGGTTtcctttttggttgcacctgcttcttgcgaggttgcttttggatttcacctgtttcctatttttcatcaaagaacaattgttagtttgaaatggtggATGGTTTTGTGGCCTTGCGTGTTTCAGTTACTTGATCTCGGCCCGTCTTCTTTTGATGATAATTTCAACTATGATTGGTTGTTTCCTAAATACCGATTGCATTTCTAGCCTCGGAGAACCTTGGCTTTCCAAACTTTAATCATGGTGGCTCGTCACCTACCGGGACTTCGACATTTAACTTTTGACTACTTTCCTCAGAGTTCCATTTTCAAAGCATTGGGGAACCTTTGAATTTTAAAACTTTGCAAAACGGTTAATCgagtgggacttaacctttccaaattcatttttcCCTTGTAGGATTTCCTCCTTCCTAGAGTGTCCGATTTCTAAACATCAGCCACCATGCCAAGTCAGGGTTGAATTGATGCCCTTGTCGAGGCTGGGTGCCTCTTGATTATATCAGCTTGTGTCAGACGAGAGCCCTATAACCAGTCTTGCCATCTCTTCTTTGTCTTTTTTGTAACAAGAGTTAGACGGAAagagattcaaagaaaaacaagcaaTGGAATGGAAAATGAGTTTaaacaagaggtatccctttcggggaataGAAAGACAGACTTATCTAGGAGTGCAATGCAGACTTTAATGAaaatgacatgccttttggactagaTACCTGATCTGTGTAAACAGTCTAACTCTCAGAACTCATCACATTTTTTACCTCGAAACCGAGAAACCATGTCCAAACTACGTTGATGCCAATggttgtgaggatcctctttATGATTAGTATcaccctttgcgggtttttaccagctaacctctctcatttttcttctccccaTCACTCTATAATGCCCTTTTcaggttttcactaacaagactctctcattttaattttctcTACTC contains:
- the LOC142174522 gene encoding uncharacterized protein LOC142174522; the encoded protein is MEIKGQALEDYLAENPVDDEYQPLRTYFPDEGVNSVEIIPENINSWKMFFYGAIKINGVGIGPILITPTGQHYLATTRLWFFCTNNNAEYKACIMIMNMAVDLDVQELLIMGDFDIIIRQTQDEWKSCDIKLIPYRQHVEDLCKQFKSVEFKHIPRFDNEPAAALAIVASILSYPGNVHIDPL